One Gemmatimonadota bacterium genomic window, CGGACCGTATCGCCGGCCTTGAGAAAGCGCGGCGGCTCGCGATAGGCCCCCACGCCCGAGGGGGTTCCGGTGGTGATCACATCGCCCGGTTCCAGGGGAAAGATGTGCGACAGATACTCGATCAAATACGGAATCTGAAAAATCAGATGTTTCGTGTTGGAGTGCTGCATTTCCTGCCCGCTCACCACGGTCCGAATGTCCAATAGGTGGGGGTCGGGAATTTCGTCTCGGGTGACAATGACCGGCCCCAGCGGTGCAAACGTCTCAAACGACTTGCCGGGCGTATGGCCGCTCCGGCGCTGATAGTCGCGTGCGCTCACGTCATTACAAATCGTGTAACCGGCAACATAGTTGAGAGCGTCCTGGGCTGAAACCGCTCTGGCCAA contains:
- a CDS encoding fumarylacetoacetate hydrolase family protein, with amino-acid sequence QGGATVLAQAQEATGADRPIPLADVQLKAPIARPGKILGIGLNYADHAAEGGRKKPDYPLIFAKTVPVTIGRGEAIHLPPVSQMVDFEGELAVVIGTLARAVSAQDALNYVAGYTICNDVSARDYQRRSGHTPGKSFETFAPLGPVIVTRDEIPDPHLLDIRTVVSGQEMQHSNTKHLIFQIPYLIEYLSHIFPLEPGDVITTGTPSGVGAYREPPRFLKAGDTVRIEVEGIGVLENPVVAG